In Pempheris klunzingeri isolate RE-2024b chromosome 5, fPemKlu1.hap1, whole genome shotgun sequence, the DNA window ATGCTGTGGTCTTCCACAGGTCCTCCAGGAATCTACACTTCTGTAAAACTCGAGGCCATCATGTTTGAAGGTAGAaattctggtttattacaacAGATTTTGTAGTTTCGATTATTGTCTCCAAAGGTTATGGTAATGATATGATTGTATTCACCAGAATAATTGCTTCAAACTGGGAACACGATTGCATCACTACATCACAGTCTGATTGGAGCAAGAAACTGCATGTTACCTCTCAGTCAAATGATCGAACGAGCCAAAAGTTTGGCCAGATTATCTGAAACCATATTATTTGAATGTGAAGCCAAACATGAGCACGCCTGAAATGTTGGTGAAAATAAGGTGAACAAAGAAGTTAGCCTGTGGGGAGAGTCTTTTAGTTCGGTTTTTGGTCAGCCCCTGAGGGACAAGTCTGGCTATCTAGCGCTCAAATGATATAttttcactgtgtctgtcttctgttGGTGCTGAGCAGCTAACGTACAGGCAGATGTCAGAGCCGTTGGACCTAAAACAAGCTGCCTGCTGTTTTCCAAAAACAGTGCTATGAGAGAACCAGAACAGTAAAGTTGGTGGACTCAACTATGAGATGAAGCtcaggggagctgcagattcaggagacctttttttttttttttttgcattgaatGCATTCTAATCACAGTGACACAGCACTGCTTTACgaaaatgaaaagagatgaAGGTATAAGAAACGCAACAGGTTGATCAAGTTTTACTGCCTATTTCACTTTGTTGTGAAACGTATTTTTCAGGGACAGGTGCGTTACGTGCTACATCACTGATTACCTGATTTTTGATGACCGCTTCACTAAAAGTAGCTTGCGGTGGTCTCCATCCAGTTTCTTTAGTGAAACTGGGGTTTATATTGCTTATATTTTTTTGCACAGACTGACTTCTGTTTAGCAATGTTGCCCAGATCTCAGCAAGTAAATTGATGAGCACAATGTTATTGAGAATGACATTCAAAATTacaaattttgaaaaaaagttgtaataaaccataATTATCTTTTTAGCTATAAAATCAGATGATGTATTGAGCACCAACCCTGTCTCcttgaaataaaatctaatttgaGTTTTTAACAAAACCACCATCTTTCCCTTACCAGAGACGTGAGTCTGCATGCACGTGAACCCAAACTCTGGTGTCAAAGTATTGCGATTTTTATGCCAAATATTCACCCTGACCACCTGCCTGTGACTCAGAAGCATGTagtgtttcatttattcaaaagaCGCGGCCTCTAAACAGCCAGTGATGGCATTTTTCATCACAAGACGATTGGGAAAACAATTAAGTATTGCATAAACGTAATTTCTAGGAGGCAGGGTTGAAAGGACTGACATCAAAGATTTATTTTTGGCCCTAATGGTGTCATTGATGCAACTTGCTATAAGGCGTTTGTCTATAAAGGCGTCATGGTCTTAACCGTAGCTGTGAGGACTGCGAGGGTTAATGGGGGACGAATCTTCCCTCCCGCTCTGTCCAATCAGCTGATAGAGTCGGTGGCTGAGGTTCTGAACCTGGCAGGTGCCTAGGACACACCCCACCCTCATCAGATGGCTGTGGCCTCTCCCGCCGCCACTGTTGGCATGACGACGACCCCGTGACCCACGCTGCCAGACGGGCGCTTCCGGTAGCACATTGTCAGTTTGGTCAAGCAACGGGTCAGACATCCTGACTGGGGCCTCTTTGTGCAGCAGGGCCCTCCAGATGATCCGTCTGTCTCCCTGGGTGATATGGTTGTCAGAGTTAAAAGAGAGATCAGACGCAGTGGGCATGATGGTGGTATAAGAAGACTTTGGATATTTAGAGGTTCTGGGTGAAGTCAGCCTGTGAtacagagaaacagaaggagaaagagacagaagatgaTTAGATGCAATGCAAAAgcagtacaacacacacacacacacacacacacacacacacagcctgttcACACATGATGCTCGGCAGTCATCTGCACGTCGCCTGCTTGGGTTTCTGAGTG includes these proteins:
- the adm2b gene encoding protein ADM2, which produces MCALLPAWLCLLLGLLPLEIQSRALTLQSLAHRHRLTSPRTSKYPKSSYTTIMPTASDLSFNSDNHITQGDRRIIWRALLHKEAPVRMSDPLLDQTDNVLPEAPVWQRGSRGRRHANSGGGRGHSHLMRVGCVLGTCQVQNLSHRLYQLIGQSGREDSSPINPRSPHSYG